The DNA window TCAGACATACTACTTCCATCTCATCCGCGAACTGAACTGTTCCCTAATGTGTCTCCAACACTCCTTCgcaaaaaggaattaaataATCAATGAAGACTTGCGGTGACAATTAAAAACGGCAGACAGCAGATcggtgcttgtgtgtgtgcgatgtGTTCGATGCGATAGACTTCCTTGTTCCGTGTGCACGCCTTAATATTCCAAGTTTGTCCGCTACCCATCCCATTCCCTTTCCCCCGTTTGCCCCGTTCAGCTAAGTGTTTCTAACCAAGGTCGCATTTCGCGCCGAAGAtggcgttttgttgtttaattacTTGCTCTAATCTCATAAACGCTTGCAGGCTTTTACGTCGATGTCTCAATGTTCTCGTGTGTATGATTGATCGGTGTGcgcgtgcgcgtgtgtgtgtatgtacaaCGGAAACTAAATTTACTCAATGTTTACCGTACGCTGCTTAACGGAATGTACTTAGGGTATGAGAAAATTAAacccaacaaacaacaacaaaaaatggacgaTACAGAGAGcagatttgtttttgcactattttttaACTAGTAACAGTATTAcacatttcataaaattttatgtcACATAATCATTCATTgtctataaaataaaaacaaatgaaagagagagagagaggaagaaaaaaacgaaggaaactTTTTCTCATACCCAAAAGGCAGCGGCGCTTAACTGTATGTTTCCAGTGTGAGATTTTATTGCcttatttgttttctgttatATTTATATCTTACAGTTACTGTTTAAATCAAGTTGTCCTTCTCTTTTGTGCGTCCAGTGAGAcaagtttgtgtttgtttgtttctttttaatataatCTAGAgcggttttgtatgttttaagCAAAATCGGAAGAAGATTAAATAAAGATGGgttttaatataataaaacagtcaaacattttcttgtattcttaatttgttttttaatttaatttaattcttttttttcatttttatacttaactttatttaactttatattttattgataGTGATTTATATTTAATCGATGCGTGCTATTTCTGCacagtaaaacattttcttgtgttcttaatttgtttcttaatttaatttaattctcttttttatttttatacttaactttatttaacttcatattttattgataGTGTTATTCATTTAACGTTTCATTACATTTGTTCAATTTGATGTGATTTTGTAAAATGGATTTCTACTTTGTATCAACTTgtaattttctcttcttcgAGAGCAACATTCCTGTTGTCGTTCGCAtgtttaaaagcaaaatatgaTTCCGATGACACATCCGATCGTACGTCTGGAAGTTTGTTGACTTTCACTCTCATGTCTGGCTAGGGTTTAGTAGCGGACTGGAAGAAcatcaaatacaaaaaaaaatatatttaaagttATAAATAAACACCACTGCATCCCGTACACAAGCCGGGTATCCTAGAcgacgaaataaaaacaactgtGCACTTCCTTCCGCTTTGGGTGCACGGGAATGCGCATTTGTTTGTAGGAAGGAGGAGGAAAAGAAATACGAGAAAATCTCTGCAGATGATGCATGCGCTACGAATCTTTGTGTGTAATAGGGTCGATGATGTCTCACATGTGTTCCTTTAGACGCATCGCATCGACAGCACATCTGCGTGCGTTCGAATAGCGCCCTATAGGATGAGGTACACGCACGATCTGCGTGTGGTATGCGCTTGCGCTAACTGCTCGCAACATTTGTTTTGAGTTCTATTTTCGTTACACCGCACTACACCTTAACTAGCAGGGAGCCCAACGCGACGACGCCCGGTACGAAGATACCGGAGCGGAATACGCGTCGCAGGAGGTCCTGTCTGgtagggtttttggtttgtaaGATGAAGCTGCTTCACGGCAGTTGCTTTACGATCGACACCGAGAACGGTTCGTGACTTGGGACGTCTGGCCGCACGGGTATGCCCTCGACAGTGATACGAATGCCGGTGACcggcggcggcggtggtgttggtggaggTCGTGGCGGTGGAATTCTGAACGAACATCGGAACCGTGGCTTACGGATCGGATGTTGCCGGGTGTGCACGTGCTTTAATTTAGAATTCTTCGTCTCGAAAAATGGTATCCTGAAGTGTTTTGAGCTAGTGCTGGGCTGGTTCTGTCAAACGATGCTAGTCCAGTTCGGGATGGACTCGGCAAAGGATATCGGCGAAGCGTTCTGGGGCTTCCTGACGACCTGCTCTGCCTTTCTGCTCACTACCACAATCCTGCTGCTGTGCTACACAATATCGGCCCGCACCTTTCATCTCGTCCGACAATCCATTTTTGTGAGTATCCAAAGTAAATTGGTGACTTCTTGTCCGTATTCCCTTCATCATCACCTCCACACCAACAGGAAGTGGTCTATAATGGATTGGCGTGCGCAATGTATCTCAGTGCATCTTCCTACCTCGGGTTTGCGGTGAACGTGTTTCTCTACCCAAAGTTTCTGATGTTCAAAACTACCGGCGGTATTCACAGTGCCTATCCAGCGATGACAGCCGTATACGTgagttttttgaaaaagaaaaaaattgtgttacaatcatccatttttctcACCTCTGTTTAAGTgttgttgaaattaatttctgctttcaaaattttcattcccaATTCCATCCTATTACCCATCCTGGCTGATGCTCGACAcaatattttgtatttctCATTTCTAAAAATAATGCTCTTTACACcctcatttaaaaaaaaacctattttccatacaaaataaaaaccaaaacgttcTCTT is part of the Anopheles funestus chromosome X, idAnoFuneDA-416_04, whole genome shotgun sequence genome and encodes:
- the LOC125761604 gene encoding protein singles bar gives rise to the protein MPSTVIRMPVTGGGGGVGGGRGGGILNEHRNRGLRIGCCRVCTCFNLEFFVSKNGILKCFELVLGWFCQTMLVQFGMDSAKDIGEAFWGFLTTCSAFLLTTTILLLCYTISARTFHLVRQSIFEVVYNGLACAMYLSASSYLGFAVNVFLYPKFLMFKTTGGIHSAYPAMTAVYYMGGIVGLVYGVDAFVAYRHLKGFT